One stretch of Eupeodes corollae chromosome 2, idEupCoro1.1, whole genome shotgun sequence DNA includes these proteins:
- the LOC129946688 gene encoding turripeptide Gsp9.3-like — MKTAYVGIIVALLVVLAISIDVKADGETDCPTFCTFDYRPVCGYNGRCYRKFGNACTLKVERCSNKDNKMNVKAVDMGLCEEALTKSNPKVIACDQEQ; from the exons aTGAAGACCGCTTACGTAGGAATTATTGTCGCACTTTTAGTTG TTTTAGCCATTTCGATCGATGTCAAAGCAGACGGTGAAACTGATTGCCCTACATTCTGCACTTTTGATTACAGACCGGTATGTGGCTACAATGGAAGGTGCTATCGTAAATTTGGTAATGCATGTACCCTGAAGGTCGAGCGTTGCAGCAACAAAGATAACAAAATGA aTGTTAAGGCTGTGGATATGGGGCTTTGTGAGGAGGCTCTGACCAAGAGTAACCCAAAAGTGATTGCCTGTGATCAAGAGCAatga